The Magnolia sinica isolate HGM2019 chromosome 3, MsV1, whole genome shotgun sequence genome includes the window AGAGGAAGAGAGCTGTTCTAGTCTTTCTATTTtgttcctaagggtttcaagggcataacttTGGTTTGTGGAGTAGATTGGATGCTTGTTCAAATCGATAATCTCCGTCTCTTGTAATTTTTACTTTCATATTACATTACTCATCACTTTGTGTcgcaattttttttctcaaaaggatttttccacgtaaaatttggattgtttgtatTTAAACTTAGTTATGCAATTAgtaatactttgcttgattcatctatgtgtgcttcCGCATTTCCCCAACAGTTATGTCAAATCATGCATAAAAATGGGTGGCATTGTATCAAAATCCCTATATATAATGCATGTCATCATGGCCTAAAATTTTCCGTTGAATTAGTTGTTTGAATGGCTAAAACTTCACATTATTACGGAATAGAACACATTTATACATAAATGAAAGGGCATCTAGGTAAAGATAAGGCCCTTAGTTCACCGAGGGAATCTAAATGAAAATGGTATTTCGATTGTAAGTTAGTTAAGAAGAGCTACTTATGCATCAAGTAGCTTATCTAGGTTTCTATTTATTAAGTTTAAGTGATTaggtaactttaagtaaaaaagttgcttataattgatcttacACCAAACTTATCTCATATATTTTCTTTCActaaaaagaaattatttttaccACTTCTCCCCTTGATCTATAACTAAAAAAATATTTCTTCTTTCCTCGGATGTGGAACTCATGTACATTAAGCCACACCACTTGAGGCACACCATGGATCAAGCAAATAAATGAAATCGAACTGATCAAGCAATTCAAGGAAGTAGATTGTGTCTTGCGCACCCTTGCTGGGACCATAATCCACCCAGGCTgggactctatggggcccacatcaatgtaTAGGTTCTATCCACATTgtccttttatttttatatgccattttaggttatgagcccaaaaaatgaggcatatccaaagctcaagtgtaattTTTGTGCTTGGGGTTCTAAGTATTAAAATACTTATTTGAACGTGCGAGAGAGATGATGATGCAAGGAAGAGCGTGAAGGGGTAATAAGAAACATCATCATCTTTCTTAAATAATTAAAATCTTACATACATAAGGTAATTtcttaaatttattatttttttttttaaaaaaaaaagagagataaaacttaaatatttttattgaataatttTTAATGACTATGATTTCTGAATGAcatctttaatatatatatatatatatatatatatatatatatatataacaaatccTAATTCGTAATTACCTAAAGTTGAAAACTTTTAATCCTAATAAAAGTTCTAATTCAACAAAAATAGAACTTATCAAAAttagtaagttttttttttttttaaataaagttttaaattaaCTTTATTGTAGCATTCTTGGCATGATTACAATgatcaatttttaaaaaagatgaaattctaaaactctaaaaataaaaataaaaataaaaaaatcacgacaaaaaaatgaaaattactaaaaatagtaaaatttactaAAATCTTATTTTTGATCTGGGAGGATGCATTTTCTCGTGAAACGAATGGACGCAACCCATTATGTGGGGTAGTTGACCCTGAATGGCCCATTACCATAAAGATTGATAAGTCGTTCGTCCCATAACgatacctagatcaaaagttatagtcaatttatGGTTCACAATTCAAGCTATAATTTTTTCCTATTCAGATTGAATTTCTTCGAACGGAAGGTACTTGGGCCCAATTACGTCATGCCCTACATAGGATTGGGCCTTGATTTGACAAATTACTTCGGCTTTTGTTTGGCCGTCTTTTGGTTGAGCCATGCTAGGAATGCATTTGTGCCACGTCCTACCTTAGATTAcatgatggttaggatcacctgACAAAGTGGCTCTCTAAGAGCTAGAATTGGACAATCAAAGGTAATACACACTTGATGAAGGATCTATATCAATGTTGgcaccatttgtggtatggtttatGTTGATAGCCCATTTCCATTGCCTTTGATTGAAATGCAAGGATTACTTGACCAAAGTGATCTTTGAGATCGTTGGACAATcaaaggtgggacacacataatggatggtctagagcAATGATCAGTTGGATTGTAGCATGATTAGTATGGATCATCCATATTCCTCGGGGCATTAATTGGTAGAGGATGACCAATATCATGGAAACAAAGTGATTTTTGGGAGGGATAAGCAATCAAGGTTTGGACCGTGTGGTCAAGATCAATGATCGGACAATTTGTATGACCAACGTGGACCATTCATTTTCAGTTAattggaaggttaggatcatcaaccAGGGAATGGCAATCAAGGGTGTGACATACGccatagaaggtctagatgaatGATCATAGCATTTGTAATATGATCAATATGAACCGTCCAAAAACCTAGgcattgaatggatggttaggatcatccagcaTAAGTGGTTTTTAAAAGGGATCGGCAATCAAAGGTGGACACATTATGGAGGTCTAAATGGATGATATGAACATTTTCCTAACTATTGAATGGACGGTTGGCATCATTTGACAAAGTGGTGTCTTACGATGATGGGCAATCAAGAATGGAACCAAATGATGAATCGTCTAGATCAATGACTTAGTGGTATGATGAATATAGACCCTCCATTTCTCTAACTATTAAATAGGTGGTTAGGACCATCTGACAAAAGTAACTTTTTTACGGTGATGGAAATTAAATCAAGGGCATGGGAACACTTGATAGATGATATAGATCAATGTTCAAACCGTTTTTACTACAatcaatatgggtcatccatttccctaacattagatggatggttaggatcactggACAAAATGATTTTTTACACTAACGGGTGATTTAGTCTAGGACCCACAAGAAAAGTTGATCTTTTACAGTAATGGATGATCAAGtctaggacccacatgatggatggtcaagataAATTTTCAACCCATTGACCGGTTGGGCTGGCAGTATGATGAGTATGGACCGTCCATTTCCCTAGCTAGTCAATGAAGATCGCCTGACAAATGTAATTTTTTGAGGACGGGAAATCAAGGGTTGCAAACATCATATTGtctagtgatgtagagcgggtcgtgggcAATTTCAaagccaagatggaccagaggcgGAAGTGATTCGCACTGTAGGAaaattaaaacatgcatatctcgcacAAACTGAAATGAGTCATTCGcgtgtaccatatatgattttgggtaggagaagctaagttAGCCAACTAACCCCGCGGCGTGGGGtttcccatgccgaatttgtgagattctatcatatcgacggtcaaagatctcttttatttttgtttttagtaagttttagttagcTCATAACCTTTCATCCATTGAGTTCTAGGAGTTCCGTGTAACGTGAAAAATGCttaaaaatttaggagaataacatggttaatctaaagaggacacttactattttttgcccaAAACTATGAGATCTAGTAaaaatcatgactgtctataaatagtaagtttactatttatagtaagtcagaATTTTGGAGAGTTCGAGTTAGGGTTTGATTCCTAAGCTTCTTCCTAGGGTTGATATCACTATTTAGGGAGTAGTAAACTCgtatttatcatcaatcaatttatttccaattaatttagaatttatttctaattttttatctCTCCAAGTTGGATTCCAAGaatttctgtgaggagtccatagaagctccatggatttggagtagttatccctttgaggaagacagtgatggACCTCATTACGTCCATCCATGCATATCTAGCTAGCGAGGCATGGTTTGCTGTTACAACGAAAACAGTCATACAAAAGAAATTTCAGCATTACAAAAGAAACTTCCTGACCAATGTATTGCAGACAAACATGCATATGGCTAGGGTTGGGCTGGATTGAGCCTTATCCCAGCCAAGCCCACAAGCCAATCGCAGCACAGGTTCACCCAACCGCGAGCCAAAGTACCTAGCTAAGTAGGTTGAGCTGGGCAGTCAATCCTATCGGCCTTCTTGCATGCCCAAACTTATGCCTGATGCAATCCAAGTATTCATCAGTCTGTGGCCCTTTAACCACGTAGCCAATAAGATTGGTAATGGTCAGGGCACCCCAACTGACCTGATGAGCCCAAACCAGCTTTGGGCTGGGCATGGACCTACTCTATTGGTGTATGGGCTAGGCACCTAGAATGCATGGCCTAGTCAATTCTCGGGTCGGGGTTAGGTTAGAGTCATTTGAGCCCCCAACACAGGCCAGCCCAGGCCAACCCGCCAACTCATACGTGTGCTGTGTTATATCCCATGAATGCATGCAATTGATGGTGGGACCGTTGAGAAATAGGTGACGTACAGAGTGCGAAGGCACGTGACAAAGAGTGGTATGAGATtcaaaatattatcttgattgaTTAACTGAGTTAGCACTGTGATCATAACTAATTCACTGGCCCACCTCTCTAAATTAACTTCAACAGTGCAAGCTCTTTGGGGCTCACCATGTTGTGtgtgtaaaatctactccgtccaccaGGTGTGCTCCTCAATTCTACGTGCTAGCACTAAAAAATTCATTGAGGtccataattcaggtgggccacactaaagtaaAGGAAACAATATGGGAATGGGACGTGGACCATAGGTTTTTGTGTGGGGCCACTATATTTCATCGAACTCATTCATCAGGTGTGACTCACTAGGACCAAGggaatatacaaaaatcagactgatccaaagctcaggtgggccaccatccgTGAACGTAGAGGTTTCAAGAGCAACTTTGCATTGTTGCCAATGGTTTGGCCTATATGAGTGCTGAATTTTTTAGATGTCTATTGAGCATAAGTGCTATaacgtgatggatggagtggattccacgTATAAAACATTGTGCCCACAAGATTTAGGTGTTTTATGTTAGGGAACTACAAAATCAAACCCTGAATTCGAAACACACGACGAAAGATaaacacatacaaacatgcacaGGAACATACCATATGACAAAAGATGACAACCTTGTTGCCTTTGTCCAAGGTAAATCGTTCACCCTTCAACATGGACCAAAATGACAACAGTAACAACTACCAAGATGGAACCCGCAACACtctaatcagaatcgacaaatggGTACGATTCAGAAACCTAGTCACTTCGCTCCATTAGCCCAATCTTACATTGAAATACTAGCCATGTTAATCTAGATGCAACTTCTTACCCCCACTAGCCTATGCCCCCACTGAAAACAAGCATTGCGCGTTTCATCAGTCTAGGGGGCATGAGACAGACCACTACTTTACAATAAAACATGCAGTCCAAAATCTAATCAGCCAAGGAAAAATTTTCTATTGTGACCTCGAACTCGGTTGTTAACAGCATACTTTAGAATCATCTGCCATagtatcaagtgagccccaccacatTAAGCAGCCCCACAGTCAATTTTCACCCACGAAAGATTTCCTCTCCATCCAGCCCAGTCCAGTCATGCCATCAAATCTCATCTAGAGTGCTCACCACTCATCATATAGGGACACCATCCAAATCAATGTCTCATCCAAACTTGGTCCTCCAAGGAAGGACCCCAAAACTAGCATACAATCTGGTCTCTAGCCAGTTGTGGACCAATCAACCATTGGTCCTCCAGGGAAAGGCCCCAAAGTAGCCATGTTTCCCATCCTCCAGGTCCATTCAAACATGGGTACAAGAAataccacttttagcgacgaaaattttcgtcgctaaaagtcatatTTTTATAGCTaaaagacttttagcgacaaaaattttcgtcgctaaattcgtcgTTAAAAGACCAACGTACAAGGATTTTATCGGCGAAAAATCTAAATCGTCGCTAAagcaagctttttagcgacgaaaattttcgtcgttaaaaaaactatacaagacttttaacagcaaaaattttcgctgctaaaataaTTCGTTacccttttagcgacgaaacttttcgttgctaaaaaaattGTATAAGACTttttttcgctgctaaaaaattcattacacttttagcgacaaaattttcgtcgctaaaaacatGTACAagatttttagcagcgaaatatTCAGCTACTAAAAAAATtcgttacttttagcgacgaaaattttcgttgcaaataaaactgtacaagacttttagcagcgaaaattttcgctgccaaaaaattcttcaacttttagcgacgaaaattttcgtcgttaaaaaaacCGAACAATagttttcgctgctaaaaattggTTCCTTTTtaagcaacgaaaattttcatcgctaaataaCCTTTACATGGCTTTTAGCAGTGAAACTTTTCGCTGTTAAAAATTGGTTCcttttttagcaatgaaaattttcgtcactaaaaaacctttacatggcttttagcagcgaaacttttcaCTGCCAAAAAATTCTTTacacctttagcaacgaaaattttcgtcactaataaaactatacaagacttttagcagcaaaaattttcgctgccaaaaaatcctttgacttttagcgacgaaaattttcgtcgctaaaaaaaccgaacaatacttttagcagcgaaacttaAGTTTCGCTGCTAAAATTTGGTTccttttttagcgacgaaaattttcatctctaaaaaaccttcacatggcttttagcaacgaaacttttcgCTACCAAAAAATTCGTTacacctttagcaacgaaaattttcgtcgctaaaaaactttcCAAGCCTTTTAGCAACAAAAACTTTTGCAGCTAAAAATTTagaaaacttttagctacaaaaattttcgtcgctaaaagtcccttttttttaatatacagctcaaaattcctaatatacacctgttaacaatatatttcatcatattcatcctgatatacacctattttataatttatttcatcatattcacattcacatccatctaaattaacccaaacccaaacataaactacattcatccaaacacaaacaattttatccgcatcacattcattcacgcataaatacatataaacttaacataataaacaaatatcCAAAAAATCACACAGATGAAGGCGGAGGCGCTAGGGCATTGGTGGGTAAGTGTGTAGCAATAAcctgaaacatctccatcatccatcactcatgctccacccgcatctcccccatcctcctctcctgctcctcccccTGCCTCGCCAACTGAtcgtccatcctcctctcctgctcctccctctgcctcgtcagctcctcctccatcctcctctcctgcttctccctctgcctcgccagctgatccatcatcttcctctcctgctTCTCCCTCTGCCTGTCTagctgatctttgatgtcatcgatgacGACCTGTAGCTGTCGAACCTCTCTCTCTGCGGTATCAACTCGGCATATGGTGCTATCACCAACgacgatggatcggctggaggcagctctaACGGGtaccatgagcttggcaccatggccaaacccACGCACATATTCAGAAtgggtgccaagcacctgactcaggatctctggctcactcttCTGAGTACCAtggggagtgggctgactgcgtaaggtgtccatctcctcctgtaatgaaaacatatgaagtttcataataaatgacattattataatttaatacaaataaattttacaatataaggatctttacccaaatctcactagctctaggatgtacccaagatcctgtcgcttgccgacagtgagtccctttgtagaagtctactggtccaggctcctggccagtgacgaAATCTCGCTACGCAATCGAAAAGACAATAGAATTAATATAAATGCATAGAAAGaatatataaacataataattaccAGTACTTTATTACCATGTCGTGACAAAGTCGTACAAATAACTTTGAACTAGCtatgtggttcacttctaactttcctctattgtcagaatttattttgctcctcttcaaatacattatttataatacattattattaattgtgaatttaattattgCATTCTGATatcataaatatataaatattacctgaaaagaatcagacgaaaacctaTTGCAGAGTATTCGCCAGTCCTCATCGGTCACGTGCAGCGGTGCGGACTGTATGGCCTCATCGTGGCTCATACACCGCTTGTACTGCCGGTGTAACTTATTACggtaatccttgaaccgctccttcatcatgtcgtcgacggcatgAGAGATGTGcagaacactcaaatccaagtcaaatttatcctgcagtttcgtaaataataaattaagataataaacttattaagaaaataacttaaccgtaaataaacttttaaaaaataaattttaatttactaaaatttacctgaaagTGCTGACGGATGAACtacacatcatctgtcacgtctcccCAACGGGGAGTGgtgggggatcagagatcggcataagacaccaacctccgacgtaaacaacaGGATATTattcccaacaggtctaatgcagtcctgtgggaactctaccgtcaccctgcCCTCACAcataagtcgctctaaaagcaacCCGCGCGTGGGTCCACATCCTTGTCGGCTGGTCAACGacgctgttgcaaaagaaatatgtaagtctaaacataaacagaaatcattaaaagaaatatacgtctagacttacatgcagtgcccggtgtatgcgCAACTGAGAGATCAGacgcctgcgatgcaacatgtgacggcaATGCTGGCTCCGTTGCATcacgggtagaaggggtagatccagtacgcgaacgacgtactctcccacctggtgccatcactgaatatgttcGAATtacaaacttataaatttaaacaatgtcaatacaagtggaatatactaaaatattatataagtagtgttgacggtacaatgtatttgtgcttatgcttagaaagatgattaaaatatgattagaccattacactataatgcaagcagaatataataaaactgtaaactttaatttataacatttgaaaatttcattatacattgtcattctagattaaatacacatattttgtTGTAATAtgaaacaactttgaggtaaactatctgaagtactccctgcgtaagctATCGTTTGCTTCAGACGCATATGTCATTTCGTGTGAAGCACTTAACATATTTATAGtcaacatgccagtcacaataggagaaatctggtctcttgggactccattcagatgtgcaagtgatagAGTCACATCTTCCATATCTCGTTTTCCgcggttatatatctccatcagccCCGAAATTTTTTTGAGATGACATAATCTTTCCTCTaagtcatcgtcgatatattccactctacactcatcgaccagacctGGTATCTttatggccctaccagaagaagataggaccgaaacatccatctgcaacagctgatgaagtatgttgcgtgattctgctacgctccggtttaaggatgacatgatcagaaattgactcaactacaaatgtggattataaacaagtcaataaaaagaattaatcatgacttATAATTttcacatatacatggaatacataaattattcgaattgaaaaatgacatgtaaaccatgtgtatatttaataatcgtcgtctgtatcactatcgcttagggctatttcttcaccatcactatcactgatcagtatttcatcctcattgttcgtaacgtcgtcatcaatgaaaccgctatcatttgtaacaatatcacgtattattgaggcattaacatgatcaggtggcacatcatctctatctaattgcaccacatcaatatcaacacttgaattaatccatgtatccctaaaTGGcacgtcttcttgatatgcttcttcAACCCTAAACGTGTCATTTCCcccgtcctcgctatcttcaacttttGGTACGGGAACGTCAAATACTTTTCTGGGCTTTATTTCTGCACCACATACCAAGAGCCACCTAACCTGGTGTCAgcaaggtaaaatacttgttcggcttggctggtgaggacaaatgggtcgttcttaaaccacttccgagataaatttatgcTCGTAGAGTAGTTGTCAGTTTGTA containing:
- the LOC131238829 gene encoding uncharacterized protein LOC131238829, yielding MAPGGRVRRSRTGSTPSTRDATEPALPSHVASQASDLSVAHTPGTASSLTSRQGCGPTRGLLLERLMCEGRVTVEFPQDCIRPVGNNILLFTSEVGVLCRSLIPHHSPLGRRDR